One Cupriavidus taiwanensis LMG 19424 DNA segment encodes these proteins:
- a CDS encoding exonuclease SbcCD subunit D yields the protein MRFLHTADWHLGRLFHARSLLEDQAHLLDQFVALVRNERPDAVLIAGDVYDRAVPPPEAVALLDDVLGRIVVDAGVPVVMIAGNHDSAQRLEFGARLMRAQGLHVAGRTLPAASCVRLHDAHGEVRVYALPYAEPAVVRDAIGTEMPSHEAALRAQLEAIRAVHPPGVRAVVVGHAFVVGGAASESERPLSVGGSGAVAAELFAGFDLVALGHLHRPQTLGGGRIHYAGSLLKYSLSECAHQKSVSRIELDADGTVAITPLTLQPLRDVRVVEGELAQLLAAGADDARREDYIHARLTDTGALLDPMARLRRVYPNALAIERTVLARSGVASEAGRKLRQLGTGELFASFFREVADAELDPDQRAALDQVLAGIAAAERESA from the coding sequence TTGCGTTTCCTTCACACTGCCGACTGGCATCTCGGCCGCCTCTTCCATGCGCGCAGCCTGCTGGAAGACCAGGCCCATCTCCTCGACCAGTTTGTCGCACTGGTCCGCAACGAGCGCCCGGATGCGGTGCTGATCGCCGGCGACGTCTATGACCGCGCCGTGCCGCCGCCCGAGGCGGTGGCCCTGCTCGACGATGTGCTGGGCCGCATCGTGGTCGATGCCGGCGTGCCGGTGGTGATGATCGCGGGCAATCACGACAGCGCGCAGCGGCTGGAATTTGGCGCGCGGCTGATGCGCGCGCAGGGGCTGCACGTGGCTGGCCGCACGCTGCCCGCGGCCAGTTGCGTGCGCCTGCATGATGCGCACGGCGAAGTCCGCGTCTATGCGCTGCCGTATGCCGAGCCAGCCGTGGTGCGCGATGCGATCGGCACCGAGATGCCGTCGCATGAAGCGGCCTTGCGCGCGCAGCTCGAGGCCATCCGCGCGGTGCATCCGCCAGGCGTGCGCGCGGTGGTGGTGGGCCATGCCTTCGTGGTGGGCGGCGCCGCCAGCGAATCGGAGCGGCCGCTGTCCGTGGGCGGCAGCGGCGCCGTGGCCGCGGAACTGTTCGCCGGCTTCGACCTGGTTGCGCTCGGCCACCTGCACCGGCCGCAGACGCTGGGCGGCGGACGCATCCACTACGCCGGCTCGCTGCTGAAATACTCGCTGTCGGAATGCGCGCACCAGAAGTCGGTATCGCGCATCGAACTGGATGCGGACGGGACCGTCGCCATCACGCCGCTGACGCTGCAGCCGCTGCGCGACGTGCGCGTGGTCGAAGGCGAGCTGGCGCAATTGCTGGCTGCCGGTGCCGACGATGCGCGGCGCGAGGACTACATCCACGCGCGTCTCACCGATACCGGCGCGCTGCTGGACCCGATGGCCCGGTTGCGCCGGGTCTATCCCAACGCGCTGGCAATCGAGCGCACGGTGCTGGCGCGCAGCGGCGTGGCGTCGGAGGCCGGACGCAAGCTGCGGCAGCTGGGCACGGGCGAGCTGTTCGCCAGTTTCTTCCGCGAAGTGGCCGATGCCGAGCTGGACCCCGACCAGCGTGCCGCGCTGGACCAGGTGCTGGCCGGTATCGCCGCGGCGGAGCGGGAGTCGGCATGA
- a CDS encoding DUF3613 domain-containing protein, whose protein sequence is MTANLLVPIQKRAACVALCLGALAALAPLAHAQGDAAMTEAAAGMPPARPAQREIGADTRAILAIQREGTQAGPMLPMHGEQAALGYERYLNSFRFALPEFYTGQANASTTRAGSAGQMLGGK, encoded by the coding sequence ATGACAGCCAATCTTCTCGTTCCCATCCAAAAGCGCGCCGCATGCGTGGCGCTCTGCCTGGGGGCGCTGGCCGCGCTGGCCCCGCTGGCACACGCGCAGGGCGATGCCGCGATGACCGAAGCGGCCGCCGGCATGCCGCCGGCGCGGCCTGCGCAGCGCGAGATCGGCGCCGACACGCGTGCGATCCTGGCGATCCAGCGCGAAGGCACGCAGGCCGGGCCGATGCTGCCGATGCACGGCGAGCAGGCGGCGCTGGGCTATGAGCGCTACCTGAACAGCTTCCGCTTCGCGCTGCCCGAGTTCTACACCGGCCAGGCCAACGCCAGTACCACGCGCGCCGGTTCGGCCGGGCAGATGCTGGGCGGAAAATGA
- a CDS encoding YgiW/YdeI family stress tolerance OB fold protein, with amino-acid sequence MQRILTTTALAAALGLSAAGASAQYTGPSTVPVMTVKALQADGKDDQQAVLRGKIVSSVGDERYLFSDGTGQIKVKIKARTWPAQKPVDAQTTVELVGEYDKELIGESHFDVKEIRLP; translated from the coding sequence ATGCAACGCATCCTGACCACCACCGCCCTCGCCGCCGCGCTGGGCCTGAGCGCAGCCGGCGCCAGCGCCCAGTACACCGGGCCTTCCACCGTGCCCGTCATGACCGTCAAGGCGCTGCAGGCCGATGGCAAGGACGACCAGCAGGCCGTGCTGCGCGGCAAGATCGTCAGCAGCGTCGGCGACGAGCGCTACCTGTTCTCGGACGGCACCGGCCAGATCAAGGTAAAGATCAAGGCCAGGACCTGGCCCGCGCAGAAGCCGGTGGATGCGCAGACCACGGTGGAACTGGTCGGCGAATACGACAAGGAACTGATCGGCGAATCGCACTTCGACGTGAAGGAGATCCGCCTGCCCTGA
- a CDS encoding type II secretion system F family protein, whose amino-acid sequence MSSATLLLAALALVITGLGLLLLAGAQSRARREQQQAFLQAQTEQVRMRYTQAPDPSLQLPARDLRRRLDDFLRRADLAPTRRTALLWLSPLVLCTLAGAVAGQWLGAVSALVVALAVTACAAWHRVRRLHKKLLSQLPGFLDGVVRLMTIGSSVPAAFQNSIANTEAPLRQCLVQAVHLQRAGKELDQAVLQVGRAYKVEELVLVASVLRLSVRYGGRADVVMERTATFMRDREQAQRELMALSAETRLSAWVLGLLPLVVAGGLFTLNAGYILMMWKDPTGKTMLLSAAALEVAGALMLYRLAKSI is encoded by the coding sequence ATGTCTAGCGCCACGCTGCTGCTCGCCGCGCTTGCCCTGGTCATCACCGGCCTGGGGCTGCTGCTGCTCGCCGGCGCGCAGTCGCGCGCGCGCCGCGAACAGCAGCAGGCTTTCCTGCAGGCGCAGACCGAGCAGGTGCGGATGCGCTACACGCAGGCGCCCGACCCGTCGCTGCAGCTGCCGGCGCGCGACCTGCGCCGGCGCTTGGACGATTTCCTGCGCCGCGCCGACCTGGCGCCCACGCGACGCACCGCGTTGCTGTGGCTGTCTCCGCTGGTGTTGTGCACGCTGGCCGGCGCGGTCGCGGGGCAATGGCTGGGCGCGGTGTCGGCGCTCGTCGTCGCGCTCGCGGTGACGGCGTGCGCGGCCTGGCACCGCGTGCGCCGGCTGCACAAGAAGCTGCTGTCGCAGCTGCCCGGCTTCCTCGATGGCGTGGTGCGGCTGATGACCATCGGCAGCAGCGTGCCGGCGGCGTTCCAGAATTCCATCGCCAATACCGAGGCGCCGCTGCGCCAGTGCCTGGTACAGGCGGTGCACCTGCAGCGCGCCGGCAAGGAGCTGGACCAGGCGGTGCTGCAGGTGGGGCGCGCCTACAAGGTCGAGGAACTGGTGCTGGTGGCTTCGGTGCTACGCCTGTCGGTGCGCTACGGCGGGCGCGCCGACGTGGTGATGGAGCGCACGGCGACCTTCATGCGCGACCGCGAGCAGGCGCAGCGCGAGCTGATGGCGCTGTCGGCCGAGACCCGGCTGTCGGCGTGGGTGCTGGGCCTGCTGCCGCTGGTGGTGGCAGGCGGCCTGTTCACGCTGAACGCCGGCTACATCCTGATGATGTGGAAGGACCCCACCGGCAAGACCATGCTGCTGTCGGCCGCGGCGCTGGAGGTCGCCGGCGCGCTGATGCTGTACCGGCTGGCCAAGTCGATCTGA
- a CDS encoding sigma 54-interacting transcriptional regulator, with the protein MKTDRWAYENLEVYVWEGKYEIADRVTRFLAPLGVDVIRAGALEALPAEPRLKPCIAVISVSVIGAARFSLDWEAAHGMPVIWVAGPGRETDPGRFPPEYAHILADDFTGADLRSQIGKLLPQLLATETTGEREADLVAGSPAMRQLLQHVETFADFGSNVMLYGETGAGKERIARLFHERNSTYGKGPFVAVNCGAIPDGLFESQFFGHAKGAFTGASFAHRGYFEQANGGTLFLDEIGDLPLFQQVKLLRVLEENVITRLGSTLAVKLDFRLVAATNKDLRDAVRQGRFRADLFFRLAVIEMRIPSLEERGPADKVALLQSFLRHMLGASGYDALPPMPDWLKGAVGTAYFTGNVRELRNLAERVGITVQQTGHWDEERIRPLFRALHPGAFDGGERADLRGDMEERRRILAALDANGWRRQDTAASLGISRKVLWEKMRKYQIADSEAEPV; encoded by the coding sequence ATGAAGACAGACCGCTGGGCCTACGAAAACCTTGAAGTCTACGTGTGGGAAGGCAAGTACGAGATTGCCGACCGCGTCACGCGTTTCCTGGCGCCGCTGGGCGTGGACGTGATTCGCGCCGGCGCGCTCGAGGCCTTGCCCGCCGAGCCGCGCCTGAAGCCGTGCATCGCGGTGATCAGCGTGTCGGTGATCGGCGCCGCGCGCTTCTCGCTGGACTGGGAGGCCGCGCACGGCATGCCGGTGATCTGGGTGGCCGGACCGGGACGCGAGACCGACCCGGGACGCTTCCCGCCGGAGTACGCGCACATCCTCGCCGATGACTTTACCGGCGCCGACCTGCGCAGCCAGATCGGCAAGCTGCTGCCGCAGTTGCTCGCCACCGAGACGACCGGTGAGCGCGAGGCCGACCTGGTGGCCGGTTCCCCGGCGATGCGCCAGCTGCTGCAGCACGTGGAGACCTTTGCCGACTTCGGCAGCAACGTGATGCTGTACGGCGAGACCGGCGCGGGCAAGGAGCGCATTGCGCGCCTGTTCCATGAGCGCAACAGCACTTATGGCAAGGGCCCGTTCGTCGCGGTCAACTGCGGCGCGATTCCCGACGGGCTGTTCGAGTCGCAGTTCTTCGGCCATGCCAAGGGCGCGTTTACCGGGGCATCGTTCGCGCATCGCGGATATTTCGAGCAGGCCAACGGCGGCACGCTGTTTCTCGACGAGATCGGCGACCTGCCGCTGTTCCAGCAGGTCAAGCTGCTGCGCGTGCTCGAAGAGAACGTGATCACGCGGCTGGGCTCGACGCTGGCGGTCAAGCTGGATTTCCGGCTGGTCGCGGCGACCAACAAGGACCTGCGCGACGCGGTGCGGCAGGGCCGCTTCCGCGCCGACCTGTTCTTCCGCCTGGCGGTGATCGAGATGCGCATCCCCAGCCTGGAAGAGCGCGGCCCGGCCGACAAGGTGGCGCTGCTGCAGTCGTTCCTGCGCCATATGCTGGGCGCCTCCGGCTATGACGCCTTGCCGCCGATGCCGGACTGGCTCAAGGGCGCGGTCGGCACCGCCTACTTCACCGGCAACGTGCGCGAGCTGCGCAACCTGGCCGAGCGCGTCGGCATCACCGTGCAGCAGACCGGACACTGGGACGAGGAGCGGATCCGGCCGCTGTTCCGCGCGCTGCATCCGGGCGCGTTCGATGGCGGCGAGCGCGCCGACCTGCGCGGCGACATGGAAGAACGCCGCCGCATCCTGGCCGCGCTCGACGCCAACGGCTGGCGCCGGCAGGACACGGCGGCCAGCCTGGGCATCAGCCGCAAGGTGCTGTGGGAAAAGATGCGCAAGTACCAGATCGCCGACAGCGAGGCCGAGCCGGTCTGA
- a CDS encoding tetratricopeptide repeat protein codes for MKGFMARPAAAACVLMAVLSGCAAGNNAATAMHDQAEAQVELARLRDKTARAEYSEQAVYLGLIRKMQQDGLYFASLAHIEVYVQRFGAGPEIQVMRADALRETGQDQAAIEAYQALAAAAKGTEAAHAHHGLGLLAGRQDDFVRAVTELRAAAALDPVNARIASDLGYALMRAGALQDARVPVMQALELDARNPRVISNAVVWLMADGKRAQANAMMQKAALPEPTRSAIRKEADRIARAAAARDRPAARPGQPKPTSAPAAVAVVAKPIAIAAQAGATP; via the coding sequence ATGAAGGGTTTCATGGCGCGCCCGGCCGCGGCGGCGTGTGTACTGATGGCCGTGCTGTCCGGCTGCGCCGCGGGCAACAACGCCGCCACGGCCATGCACGATCAGGCCGAGGCCCAGGTGGAACTGGCCAGGCTGCGCGACAAGACCGCGCGCGCGGAATACAGCGAGCAGGCGGTCTACCTGGGCCTGATCCGCAAGATGCAGCAGGACGGGCTCTACTTTGCCTCGCTTGCGCATATCGAGGTCTATGTGCAGCGCTTCGGCGCCGGCCCCGAGATCCAGGTGATGCGCGCCGATGCGCTGCGCGAAACCGGACAGGACCAGGCCGCCATCGAGGCCTACCAGGCGCTGGCCGCCGCCGCGAAGGGCACCGAGGCCGCCCATGCGCACCACGGCCTTGGCCTGCTGGCCGGGCGCCAGGATGACTTTGTGCGCGCAGTTACGGAATTGCGCGCCGCCGCCGCGCTGGACCCGGTCAACGCGCGCATTGCCAGCGACCTGGGCTATGCGCTGATGCGCGCCGGCGCGCTGCAGGACGCACGCGTGCCGGTGATGCAGGCGCTTGAGCTGGACGCGCGCAATCCGCGCGTGATCAGCAATGCCGTGGTATGGCTGATGGCCGATGGCAAGCGCGCCCAGGCCAATGCCATGATGCAGAAGGCTGCGCTGCCCGAGCCCACCCGCAGCGCAATCCGCAAGGAAGCCGACCGCATTGCCCGCGCCGCCGCCGCGCGCGACCGCCCCGCGGCACGCCCGGGCCAGCCGAAGCCTACATCCGCGCCCGCCGCCGTGGCGGTCGTGGCCAAGCCAATCGCCATCGCCGCGCAAGCCGGCGCCACACCATGA
- a CDS encoding TadG family pilus assembly protein translates to MSLRQPPVPRTRRNTRGAVSVMAAVLIATVAIAALVSIDVGHVFMRQRQLQNMVDLAAMSAAQQLKRADSPANLNAAVLGTVSNIGAKNGYPSGIAMGCAEAAGGGADAMTACVGVWDPATAGPRHFSAVYNAATVSPNAVRVQATQTVPILFVFSGGSGRQLFAESIASGSPPVAAFSLGTGLLDVSTANSMLSVLLGNAVNLSLADWQGLVNTTVTLDQLRLEADVGTVDQLLSASLNLRDFYALVLGAAGRDTLLTTMLGSPPTALGASGAAATVSLARLLDLGLMAPAASSAVEVGLNVAQLLLAGAQVARGDTAVALPLNIPKLPFGLGGISANLRVIEPPVTAAGPARQLSSKPDTWQTSATSAQVRLTLALQIKADILKPVIDANLNVPLFLDVANATADLTRLQCAANPADRRATMQVKSGLATACLTDGCTGGEVVLGEAKLGLLDIAEVVATDVPRYGNTAGQEITLAPGGHVQVGMADPFGGLFSQALSLKVRTKLLGVLSLPLDLGPVLAPLGATLDGLVPPLLNSLGIQLGTADLWLHSIDCNNAELVY, encoded by the coding sequence ATGAGCCTGCGCCAGCCGCCGGTGCCCCGCACCCGTCGCAACACGCGCGGCGCCGTCAGCGTGATGGCGGCGGTGCTGATCGCCACCGTCGCGATCGCCGCGCTGGTGTCGATCGACGTCGGCCATGTGTTCATGCGCCAGCGGCAACTGCAGAACATGGTGGACCTGGCGGCGATGTCGGCGGCGCAGCAGCTCAAGCGGGCGGATAGTCCAGCCAACCTCAATGCCGCGGTGCTGGGAACGGTCAGCAATATCGGCGCGAAGAACGGCTATCCGTCGGGCATTGCCATGGGCTGTGCGGAGGCTGCCGGTGGCGGGGCCGATGCGATGACGGCGTGTGTCGGCGTATGGGATCCGGCGACGGCCGGCCCGCGGCATTTCAGCGCCGTGTACAACGCGGCCACGGTCTCGCCCAATGCCGTGCGCGTCCAGGCCACGCAGACGGTGCCGATCCTGTTCGTATTCAGCGGCGGCAGCGGCAGGCAGCTGTTTGCCGAATCGATTGCGAGCGGCAGCCCGCCGGTCGCGGCGTTTTCGCTCGGCACTGGCTTGCTGGACGTCTCGACCGCCAACAGCATGCTGAGTGTGCTGCTGGGCAATGCGGTGAACCTGTCGTTGGCGGACTGGCAGGGACTGGTCAATACCACGGTCACGCTGGACCAGTTGCGGCTTGAAGCGGACGTGGGGACCGTGGATCAACTGCTGAGTGCGTCGCTGAACCTGCGCGATTTCTATGCGCTGGTGCTCGGCGCGGCCGGGCGGGACACGTTGCTTACCACCATGCTGGGTAGCCCGCCGACCGCGCTGGGCGCGAGCGGTGCGGCTGCGACGGTGTCGCTGGCAAGGCTGCTTGACCTGGGCCTGATGGCACCTGCGGCATCGTCGGCGGTGGAGGTTGGTCTGAATGTCGCGCAGTTGCTGCTCGCGGGCGCGCAGGTCGCGCGCGGCGACACCGCGGTCGCGTTGCCGCTGAACATACCGAAGCTACCGTTTGGCCTGGGCGGCATTAGCGCCAACCTGCGCGTGATCGAGCCGCCGGTCACGGCAGCCGGTCCGGCACGGCAGCTTTCCAGCAAGCCCGATACCTGGCAGACCAGCGCCACCTCCGCGCAGGTGAGGCTGACGCTGGCGCTCCAGATCAAGGCCGACATCCTGAAGCCGGTTATCGACGCCAATCTGAACGTGCCGCTGTTTCTTGATGTGGCCAACGCCACGGCCGATCTTACCCGGCTGCAATGCGCGGCCAATCCCGCGGACCGTCGGGCCACGATGCAGGTGAAGAGCGGGCTGGCCACGGCGTGCCTGACTGACGGCTGCACCGGCGGCGAGGTGGTGCTCGGCGAGGCCAAGCTCGGGCTGCTGGACATCGCGGAGGTCGTTGCCACCGACGTCCCGCGCTACGGCAACACGGCTGGCCAGGAAATTACCCTGGCACCCGGTGGGCATGTGCAAGTGGGTATGGCGGATCCGTTCGGCGGATTGTTTTCGCAGGCGCTGTCGCTGAAGGTACGGACGAAATTGCTGGGGGTTCTCAGCTTGCCCCTGGATCTGGGCCCGGTGCTGGCGCCGCTGGGGGCAACGCTCGATGGGCTGGTTCCGCCGCTGCTCAACAGCCTTGGCATCCAGCTCGGCACCGCCGACCTCTGGCTCCACAGCATCGATTGCAACAACGCTGAACTGGTGTACTGA
- a CDS encoding type II secretion system F family protein, whose product MDRLTLISLSLLVAACGVGVLALPLLRDWRQRRLSARTIDAALARQQRTAEAAQAAQAAPAATPRAAGMPAGHGAAGARPAANAATTGAPHGVATGLGAQLGARVGERFDAHWLESRLGRAVVTPEDQQLLEQCGWYGLQARVVFGVLRLGLPMALSALAMLWHLGASGFAVVAWGFGTFAVAYLAPKWYLRRRAAERLRRVDDELPVLIDMLRLLQGVGLSIDQSLQVIVAEFGSMLRVLGPELARANQQFASGRSREQTLLRIGRLFDSEDLKSLITLLTQVDKHGGAVQEPLRQFGLRMQEARKSRMKDEIGRLTVKMTAVMVVSLLPVLLILTAGPGFLGVIRMLANMGGTR is encoded by the coding sequence ATGGACCGCCTGACGCTGATCTCGCTGAGCCTGCTGGTCGCCGCCTGCGGCGTCGGCGTGCTGGCCTTGCCGCTGCTGCGCGACTGGCGCCAGCGCCGGCTCTCGGCCCGCACCATCGATGCCGCGCTGGCGCGCCAGCAGCGCACCGCGGAAGCCGCCCAGGCTGCCCAGGCCGCGCCCGCTGCCACGCCGCGTGCGGCGGGCATGCCCGCCGGGCACGGTGCCGCGGGCGCGCGCCCCGCGGCGAACGCCGCGACCACTGGCGCACCGCATGGCGTGGCTACCGGCCTTGGCGCCCAGCTGGGGGCGCGCGTGGGCGAGCGCTTCGATGCCCACTGGCTGGAATCGCGGCTGGGTCGCGCGGTGGTGACGCCGGAAGACCAGCAGCTGCTGGAGCAATGCGGCTGGTATGGGCTGCAGGCGCGCGTGGTGTTCGGCGTGCTGCGGCTGGGCCTGCCGATGGCCTTGTCGGCGCTGGCGATGCTGTGGCATCTCGGCGCAAGCGGGTTCGCCGTGGTGGCCTGGGGCTTCGGCACCTTCGCCGTGGCCTACCTGGCGCCCAAGTGGTACCTGCGGCGGCGCGCCGCCGAACGCCTGCGCAGGGTCGACGACGAGCTGCCGGTGCTGATCGACATGCTGCGGCTGCTGCAGGGCGTGGGTTTGTCGATCGACCAGAGCCTGCAAGTGATCGTGGCCGAGTTCGGCAGCATGCTGCGCGTGCTGGGGCCGGAACTGGCCCGCGCCAACCAGCAGTTCGCGTCGGGCCGCTCGCGCGAGCAGACGCTGCTGCGCATCGGCCGGCTGTTCGACAGCGAAGACCTGAAGAGCCTGATCACGCTGCTGACGCAGGTCGACAAGCATGGCGGCGCGGTGCAGGAGCCGCTGCGCCAGTTCGGGCTGCGCATGCAGGAGGCGCGCAAGTCGCGCATGAAGGACGAGATCGGCCGCCTCACGGTCAAGATGACCGCGGTGATGGTGGTCAGCCTGTTGCCGGTGCTGCTGATCCTGACCGCGGGCCCCGGCTTTCTCGGGGTGATCCGCATGCTGGCAAACATGGGAGGAACGCGATGA